The genome window TTTTCCGCCGCGCCCAGCACCGCCCGCTCGCCCGCCAGTTCGGTCTCCTCGTCCGCACGCGGGTCGAGGTCGTCGAGATCGGCCAGGTTCAGCGTGATCTCTTCGGCCCGCGCGGCCGCGTCGGCCGCGGCGGCGCGCAGCCCCTCCAGTCTCGCCTCCGCCGCCTTCAGACGATCGGACGCCGCCGCGACGCCCGACAGCTGTGGGGCCAGGCCACCGTAGGCATCGAGCAGGCCGCGATGCGTCTTCCAGTCCAGCAGACCGACGGTTTCGTGCTGGCCATGCACCTCCACCAGCCGCGCGCCGATCTCGCGCTGGGCGGCCACGCCGGCCGGCTGATCGTTGACATAGGCCCGGCTGCGCCCGTCAGCAGACAGCACCCGACGCAGGATCAGGTCCTCGCCCGGCGTCACATCGAACCCCTTGTCCTGGATCAGGGCGATCAGCTCGGCATCGTCCGGCGCGGTGAAGATGGCGGTGGCCACGGCCTGTTTCGCGCCGGCCCGCACCAGCCCCGCTTCCCCTCGCCCGCCGAGCGCCAGGCCCAGCGCGTCGAGGATGATCGACTTGCCCGCGCCCGTTTCGCCGGTCAGCACGGTCAGCCCGCCCTCGACCTCCAGATCGAGAACGTCGACCAGCACGACGTCGCGGATCGACAGACGGGTCAGCATGGGGCGAAACGATTCGGCATCGCGGACAGTCTAGCCCAGAACAGGAAGCGAACGGTCAGCCCGGAATAATCCGCTGCAACCAGTTTTCGCGCGGTGCCGTCGGTGCCGTGCCAGGCTGCTCGCCCTGTTCGGTCAGAAGGGCGTAAGCCTCCGCATACCAGGGGCTGCCGGGGTAGTTGTAGCCGAGGACCGAACCATTCCGCTCCGCCTCGTCCTTGAGGCCCAGGCTCAGATAGACCTCGACGAGCCGATACAGGGCCTCGGGCGTGTGCGACGTGCGCTGATAGGCTTCGTTGTCGATGACCGCCTTGTAGCGACCGATCGCGGCCAGCGGCTGGTTGGCGCGCTGGTAGTAGCGGCCGATCGACATCTCCTTGCCGGCCAGCTGGTCGTTGACCATGTCGATCTTGACCGTCGCGTCCGTGGCATAGGACGAGCCGGGATAGCGGCGCGCGACGTCCCTCAGACCCTCCAGTGCCTGCCGGGCCTGATCCTGGTCGCGGCCCACATCAACGATCTGCTCGAAATGGCAGGTGGCGCGCATGTAGAAGGCATAGGCGGCCGACGGACTGCCCGGGAACAAGGCGATGAACCGGTCCGCAGCCGCGATCGATTCCTCATAGTTGCCGTTCTGATACTGGGCGTAGACCTGCATCAGGATCGCCCGGCGCGACCATTCCGAATACGGGTGCTGGCGCTCGACTTCCTGGAAATAATCGACCGCGTCCGACCAGCGGTGCGACTGAAGGCGCTGATAGCCGGTGTTGTAGAGCAGCTCGACCGGCCGCTCCTCATAGGCCAGCCGAGGCCGATTGGCTCCGCCGTTACAGGAGGCGAGCGTCAGTGTGACCGCTGCGGCCATCAAGATCAGGCCGCCGCGTCGCAGGGCGGACGAAGACCGGGAGAAAGTCGGCAAGACAAACCTCATCACACGTCACCCGAACGACCGATCTGGTCAGCCGGAATCCAAGACCGCGTTCCCTATCACCCCCCGGCGCGGCGCGCCATCATGCCAGGAACACGATGACCGCTTGCTACGGCCCGGTGCGCTGCTAAAGAGCGCGCGAGACGGAACGCGCTTCATTGGCGGTCCGATGACGGCGAAAGGATGACCGGATGAAGCTGCTCGCTGGCAACTCGAACCGGACCCTGTCCCAGGCCATCGCCGATCACCTCGACATGCCCCTGACCAAGGCCCAGGTGAAGCGGTTCGCTGACAACGAGGTCTTCGCCGTCATAGAGGAAAATGTGCGCGGCGAGGATGTCTTCGTCATCCAGTCGACCTCCTATCCGGCCAACGACAACCTGATGGAGCTGCTGATCTGCATCGACGCCCTGGTCCGGGCTTCGGCGCGACGGATCACGGCGGTCATGCCCTATTTCGGCTATGCGCGTCAGGACCGCAAAACGGGCGGCCGCACGCCGATCTCGGCCAAGCTGGTCGCCAATATGATCACGCGCGCCGGAGCCGACCGTGTCCTGACCATGGACCTGCACGCCGGCCAGATTCAGGGCTTCTTCGACATTCCGACCGACAATCTGGTGGCCACGCCGGTCCTGGCCCAGGACGTGAAGGATCACTACCAGCGCGGCAATCTGATGATCGTCTCGCCCGACGTCGGCGGCGTGGTGCGCGCCCGGTCGCTGGCCGAACGCCTCAATGTCGATCTCGCCATCGTCGACAAGCGCCGCCCCCGGGCGGGCGAAAGCGAGGTCATGAACATCATCGGCGACGTTTCGGGGCGCGAATGCATCCTGTTCGACGACATCGTCGATTCGGGCGGCACTCTGGTGAATGCCGCCAAGGCCCTGATGGAGGCCGGGGCGACCTCCGTCTCGGCCTACATCAGCCACGGCGTCCTGTCCGGCCCGGCCGTCCAGCGCGTGACGGACGGTCCGCTGAAGGAACTGGTCATCACCGATTCGATCGAACAGCCGTTCGAGGTGACCAGCTGCGCCAAGATCCGTACCGTTCCGGTCGCCCCCCTGATCGGCGAGGCCATCCGTCGGATTGCCAACGAGGAATCGGTGTCGAAACTGTTCGACTGAGGCGACCCTGCCTCAATACTGCCGGGAGCCTGCT of Brevundimonas subvibrioides contains these proteins:
- a CDS encoding ribose-phosphate pyrophosphokinase, producing the protein MKLLAGNSNRTLSQAIADHLDMPLTKAQVKRFADNEVFAVIEENVRGEDVFVIQSTSYPANDNLMELLICIDALVRASARRITAVMPYFGYARQDRKTGGRTPISAKLVANMITRAGADRVLTMDLHAGQIQGFFDIPTDNLVATPVLAQDVKDHYQRGNLMIVSPDVGGVVRARSLAERLNVDLAIVDKRRPRAGESEVMNIIGDVSGRECILFDDIVDSGGTLVNAAKALMEAGATSVSAYISHGVLSGPAVQRVTDGPLKELVITDSIEQPFEVTSCAKIRTVPVAPLIGEAIRRIANEESVSKLFD
- a CDS encoding outer membrane protein assembly factor BamD, whose amino-acid sequence is MRFVLPTFSRSSSALRRGGLILMAAAVTLTLASCNGGANRPRLAYEERPVELLYNTGYQRLQSHRWSDAVDYFQEVERQHPYSEWSRRAILMQVYAQYQNGNYEESIAAADRFIALFPGSPSAAYAFYMRATCHFEQIVDVGRDQDQARQALEGLRDVARRYPGSSYATDATVKIDMVNDQLAGKEMSIGRYYQRANQPLAAIGRYKAVIDNEAYQRTSHTPEALYRLVEVYLSLGLKDEAERNGSVLGYNYPGSPWYAEAYALLTEQGEQPGTAPTAPRENWLQRIIPG